The region GTGCATGTGGATGAAGAATACGCTGATCCCGCTGTCGGTCGCCTTCATGGACGAAACCGGCAAGATCATCAATATCGAGGAAATGAAGGAGCAGACGCTGGATTCGCATTGCGCATCCAAGCCCGCCACCTACGCCCTGGAAATGAACAAGGGCTGGTTCAAGCAGAAGAATATCAAACCCGGCACGGTGATCGAAGGCCTGCCACGCTGAACAGTTGCCGCCTGAGGCTGGGTACAAGCCTCAGGCAGGCCGATTGCGATGCATTGCAGACGGCGGCGATTGGGCGACCACCGGATCACAATAGCACTAATCAAAACAGCATTAATCAAACGACAAGAAATGCAAAAACCCGCCAAATCGCTTGGGCGGGTTCATCTCTGCATTCCTACATCGGCGCTCTTGCCGGATCAGGAAACACGCATTGCATGCTTCCCGGGCAAATGCCGACAGCTACAAGAATAGCTGATTAAGCAGCCAGTGCCTTCAGGGCAGCAGCCAGACGGCTCTTGTGGCGAGCGGCCTTGTTCTTGTGAATGATTTTCTTGTCGGCGATGCTGTCGATAGTCGACACCGAAGCCTGGAACACGGAAGTCGCAGCAGCCTTGTCGCCTGCTTCGATCGCCTTGCGAACAGCCTTGATTGCTGTACGCAGCGTCGAACGCTGGCTGGAGTTGTGCGCGTTTTGCTTAACAGCTTGACGAGCACGTTTGCGTGCTTGTGCGGTATTTGCCATGAATAATTATCCTAAATCGAGATCGAGAGCATCGCAATCTTGATAACTTGCGAGGCGGAATTCTGTAAAGCCACGGATTATAACCATTTTTCCTCAAACTGGCAAATGCAGCCTGACTATCGCCGCCGCCCTGTTGCAAAAGCGGCTTAATTGCCAAATTGCAAGATGATCGGCGAACGTTCCCGGCAAGCGCTCATCCAACCGCCTCGGCGCCAAAGCCATCCTCTTCGCTCCCGCAAACCTGGAGCGCCCCCGAAAACGGAAAGCTATAATGCCGTCCCATGAACTTGCATAAAACGCTTGCCACCGTTTCTGGCATGACGATGCTTTCCCGCATTACCGGTCTCGCAAGAGAAATCCTGTTCGCACGCGCATTCGGCGCCTCGGCCTATACCGACGCCTTCAACGTCGCCTTCCGCATTCCCAACCTGTTGCGCCGGCTGTTCGCCGAAGGCGCCTTTTCGCAGGCCTTCGTGCCGATCCTGGCCGAATACAAGAACCAGAAAGGCGACGTCGCCACCAAAGACCTGGTTGACCACGTGGCAACGGTGCTGATCTGGGTGATGGTCGCCACCAGCATTGCCGGCATCCTGGCCACGCCGCTGATCGTGTACTTCATCGCCACCGGCCTCAAATACAACCAGGACGCCTTCGATGCCTCGGTGGTCATGACGCGCATCATGTTTCCGTACATCGGCTTCATGTCTTTCGTGGCGCTGGCGGGCGGCATCCTCAATACCTGGCGTGAATTCAAGATTCCCGCATTCACGTCGGTGCTGCTGAACGTCTCCTTTATCCTCGCCTCCCTGTTCGTCGCCCCTTATCTCGACCAGCCGATCTATGCAATGGCGTTTGCGGTGTTCGTCGGCGGCGTGTTGCAGGTTGCCTTGCAGATCCCTGCACTGATCAGGATCGGCATGCTGCCGCGCCTCTACCTCAATCCAATGATCGGCTTGTCCGATGAAGGCGTCAGACGCGTGCTCAAGAAAATGGGACCGGCGGTATTCGCCGTCTCGGCCGCACAGATCAGCCTGATGATCAACACCAACATCGCCTCGCGCCTGGCGCACGGCAGCGTGTCATGGCTGTCGTACGCCGACCGCCTGATGGAATTCCCGACCGCCTTGCTCGGCGTGGCGCTCGGGACGATCCTGTTGCCCAGCCTGTCGAATGCGCATGCCGAGAACGACATGGCCGAATATTCCGCACTGCTGGACTGGGGCCTGCGCCTGACCTTCCTGCTGGCGCTGCCGTGCGCGGTGGGTCTGGCCACGCTGTCGGAACCGCTGACCGCCACGCTGTTCCATTACGGCAAATTCGACACGGTCTCGGTCGACATGACCGGCCGCGCGCTGATCGCCTACGGCGTCGGCCTGATCGGCCTGATCCTGGTGAAAATCCTGGCGCCCGGCTTCTACGCCAAGCAAGACATCCGCACCCCGGTCAAGATCGCCATCGGCGTCCTGATCGCCACGCAGCTGATGAACTACATTTTCGTGCCTTGGATCGCCCATGCCGGACTGGCCTTGTCGATCGGCCTGGGCGCTTGCCTGAACGCGGGATTCCTGTTCTGGGGCCTGCGCCGCCGCAAGATCTATACCCCGCAACCGGGCTGGCGCATGTTCCTGATCAAGCTGACCGGCGCGCTGTTCCTGCTCGGCGGCGTGGCCCTGGCGGTGGCGCGGCATTTCGACTGGATCGCCATGCGCGCCCACCCCGCCGAGCGCATCGGCGCGTTGCTGCTGGTGTTTGCGGCGTGCGGCGTGGTGTATTTCGGCGCCTTGATGGCGATGGGATTCCGATTCCGCGACTTCAAGCGCGTTGGCCGTTGAGAACTTACCTGCCCGGGGCAATGTTGCGTTGACGCGCCATTGCCAGCCAAACATTTCACAAGCGCGCATATTTTGATAGCATGATCAACATATGACGCTTACACCGCTCGAATATTTTTCTTCGCTGGTTCGTCAAGACGATTCGATTCCGCTTTTTGAATCGGCTCTGGCGCTGGGGCAAGATGCGCAGCCCGATCTGGATTTGTCCGCGTGCCAGATCGAGATGGACACCCTGGCGCTCAAGTTGAAGCAGCGTCTGCCCCCTGATGCATCGCACATTCAAAAATTGCGGATGCTCAACCACTTTTTTTTCCAGGAGCTGGCGTTCGCCGGCAACATCAATAATTATTACGATCCCGATAACAGCTACATCCATCGTGTGCTGACGTCGCGCCGCGGCATTCCGATTTCGCTGGCGGTGGTGTACATGGAATTGGGACAGCAGATCGGCCTGAACATGAAGGGCATTTCCTTCCCCGGCCATTTCCTGATGAAACTGTCGGTGCAATCGGGCGACATCGTGCTCGACCCGATGAATGGCGCCAGCCTGTCGCGCGAAGAATTGGAAGAGCGCCTGGAACCGTACCTCGAACAGCAGGAATACGGCGACGAGTTGCCGCTGGCGGCGTATCTGCGCGCCGCCCATCCGCGCGAAATCCTGACGCGCATGCTGCGCAACCTGAAAGCCATCTTCACCGACTCCCAGCGTTGGCAAGGCGTACTCGAGGTGCAGGAGCGCCTGGTGATTTTATTGCCCGATGAAATTACCGAACGCCGCGATCGCGGCCTGGCGTACGCCAACCTGGCCGAACCGCAGGCGGCGCTGGACGATCTGGAAGCCTACCTGGCCTTGCGTCCCGATGCGGAAGACGCCGATAGCATGCGTGAGAAGCTGCCGGAACTGCGTCACGCCAGCCGGCGCCCCAACTGACAACCGATGTTGGAGACGCCGACCCGGCGCTGCTGATTACTGACTACTGATCAGCCCTTCGAACGCGCTTCGATCACTTCCCAGCGCTCCAGATTTTCCAGCAACAAGCCGTCGATTTCGGCGAAACGCGCATTCAGGCGCCCCGCTTCTTCGCCGCCCGCCTTGTACAGATCCGGATCGGCCAGCTTGGCGGAAATTGCCGCCTGCTCTTCTTCCAGTTGTGCAATCAGCTTCGGCAACTCTTCGAGTTCTCGCTGTTCCTTGTAGCTGAGCTTCTTCGGCTTGGCGACCGCAGGCGCCGCCACCGGCAGTTCCGCCGGTTTGGATTCGCTCTTGCCGTCCGATTTCTTCACACTTGCCGGCGTGCTGGCGCGCACGCGCTCCCAGTCGCTGTAGCCGCCCACATATTCCTTCCAGACGCCGTCGCCCTCAGAGGCGATCACCTGCGTGACGACGTTGTCGAGGAAGGTGCGGTCATGGCTCACCAGGAACACGGTGCCTTCATAATCCTCCAGCAATTCTTCCAGCAGTTCGAGCGTGTCGATGTCGAGATCGTTGGTCGGTTCATCGAGCACCAGCACGTTGGCCGGCTTGGCGAACAGACGCGCCAGCAACAAGCGGTTACGCTCGCCGCCGGACAAGGTGCGCACCGGCGAACGCGCGCGTTCCGGCGCGAACAGGAAGTCGCCCAGATACGTCATCACGTGCCTGCGCTGGCCGTTGACTTCCACCCAGTCGCTGCCCGGCGCGATGGTGTCGGCCAGGGTGGCTTCTTCATTGAGCTGGGT is a window of Herbaspirillum hiltneri N3 DNA encoding:
- the rpsT gene encoding 30S ribosomal protein S20, whose protein sequence is MANTAQARKRARQAVKQNAHNSSQRSTLRTAIKAVRKAIEAGDKAAATSVFQASVSTIDSIADKKIIHKNKAARHKSRLAAALKALAA
- a CDS encoding SirB1 family protein: MTLTPLEYFSSLVRQDDSIPLFESALALGQDAQPDLDLSACQIEMDTLALKLKQRLPPDASHIQKLRMLNHFFFQELAFAGNINNYYDPDNSYIHRVLTSRRGIPISLAVVYMELGQQIGLNMKGISFPGHFLMKLSVQSGDIVLDPMNGASLSREELEERLEPYLEQQEYGDELPLAAYLRAAHPREILTRMLRNLKAIFTDSQRWQGVLEVQERLVILLPDEITERRDRGLAYANLAEPQAALDDLEAYLALRPDAEDADSMREKLPELRHASRRPN
- the murJ gene encoding murein biosynthesis integral membrane protein MurJ, which gives rise to MNLHKTLATVSGMTMLSRITGLAREILFARAFGASAYTDAFNVAFRIPNLLRRLFAEGAFSQAFVPILAEYKNQKGDVATKDLVDHVATVLIWVMVATSIAGILATPLIVYFIATGLKYNQDAFDASVVMTRIMFPYIGFMSFVALAGGILNTWREFKIPAFTSVLLNVSFILASLFVAPYLDQPIYAMAFAVFVGGVLQVALQIPALIRIGMLPRLYLNPMIGLSDEGVRRVLKKMGPAVFAVSAAQISLMINTNIASRLAHGSVSWLSYADRLMEFPTALLGVALGTILLPSLSNAHAENDMAEYSALLDWGLRLTFLLALPCAVGLATLSEPLTATLFHYGKFDTVSVDMTGRALIAYGVGLIGLILVKILAPGFYAKQDIRTPVKIAIGVLIATQLMNYIFVPWIAHAGLALSIGLGACLNAGFLFWGLRRRKIYTPQPGWRMFLIKLTGALFLLGGVALAVARHFDWIAMRAHPAERIGALLLVFAACGVVYFGALMAMGFRFRDFKRVGR